AAGTCCAAGTCCGTTTAAACGGACTTAATATATTTAGACAGAGAATTTATTCTCTGGCTTTCGAGAATGAAATAGCCCTGATATCTGAATAAGTTTTTTAATCCTGTGTTTTGCCCCCCTAGCCCCCCAAATTTGGGGGGAATATGAAAAAAGTCCCCCAAGCTTGGGGGATTTAGGGGGCTTTGGTGTAACAAATAAGACTTCTCAGACAACCTCTAAGAAGCTAGAGGTATTACATACATTTGATTACCAATGACAAAGACTTTGGGGAAAAGGTTTATCGAGAAAAATGTCCCCACAGAGGAATAATTTTGATGCGTTTGCAAGATGAACGTTCTGCAAATAAAATTAACGTCTTACAGCGTTTGTTTTTAATGTATCTTCCCAGAATTCCTGATAGTTTTGTTGTCGTTACAGAAACAATGGTTCGTTTTCGTAATAAATTTTAAATGTTAACAGTTCTAATTGATATGTGTTTAGAGCGATCGCCCTGAAACAAAAAAGTCTTCCATGCTTTGGGATGCCTTGCGAGAAAGAAACACTCCTAAACCAATGGTGAGCAGAAAATATACAAGGACAATTAACCAGTCAATCAGCGTCATGGATTTAGTGCCTGTTTAAAATGCCTCATTATAGTAGCTATTATTTTTAGGAAGTAAAAAGCGGTGCGACCCCGCGTCGCCGTCAGGCGCGCCCTCAGCAATAACCTCAACGGAGGAAACCTCCGCAACGGTTTTGCTTCGCAAGGGAACGCGCACCAAGACAGTAAAAAGTAAAAAGTAGGGAGTAGTAATTTAACCGAACGTCCTAACGTTCATATGTAATGCGATATGAATGTGTGTACTCTTGTGAGATAGATTATTTTTCAATACTGTTCGGTTGGTCGCTTAAGTTTGGGGGACTTTTCTGAATCTGACTCACCCAAAGTTGGGGGCTGGGGGGCTTAACCAAACGGTATTAGTTTATTTTTTGCTTGTCAACGATCGCGATCGCAGTTCTTTTGGGTACTCTAGGTAACAATTAAGGCTGGATTTTATATACCTAGGACTTACGCGCTTGCCCCCTAAATCCCCCAAATCTGGGGGGACTTAAAACTCTTTCCCCCCAGATTTGGGGGGCTAGGGGGGCTAAATTAATTGAAATGCGTAGGTTCTAATACCTTTGTTGATATCTATTGGTAAGTTCTAACTTTACATGAAATTATTATTAAAAACTCTATTACAGCGTCGCGCCAGGGACGAGGGTTTTACTCTGCCAATGGTAATTGCCTTGGGTTTGGTGATGCTTCTTTTAGCCGCAGTAAGCATTACCACAGCTAATGAAGAGAATTTAACCGCCATCACTCAAAATTCACGCTCTGATGCTCTGGCGATCGCCGAAGTCGGCGTAGCCCGATATAGAGAATTATTAGATCGTAACCGAATATTAACAGTATATGACTCAAGCGCGTGGGGAACACAAACGCAAATTTGTGATAATTTAACCAGTTTTCTTCCAGGGGTTTCTAAAAACATTAGTCTGGATGAAGATGGTCAGATTCTTAATAATGATGGTGACTCTACAGATAGTTTTACTATTGGCTCTTACTTATTAGTTTCTTATGACTATACCAATGATAATCCTCCTGCTACTTCGATTGCCAACGGTACATTTAATATGACAAATGATACTGCTAATAATAATGCTAGAGGTATTTTAACAATCAAAGGTACAGCATCTGATAACAGTGAAGCGCAAATTCAGGTAGATATTCCCATTCGCATTAATCTCGATGATGTGAAGAATCTTGCCCCTGCTTTATGGATTGGTAATTACGATAGCACCACGACAAAACTGGGTAATTTAACTATCGGCAATGGAAATGTTGTTATTACCGATAAAGCCACAGCAATTGATGGATGTAGAAATTTTCCTAGTTTAGCGACAGGAACAAGACCAGTTATTAGCGACAGTCGCAATTTGCCTCCAATTGCAAAAGTTTCTAATCCAACAGCAACAGTTCCTGCTGATAAGGGAGATTTTGAAAAAGCGAGAGATGCTCTTACTGGTGAACCAAGTACAATAAATACTCCCGATAATAGTACAACAGGGCGATTGCTTTTTGGTGCTACTACACATTCCCCATTTAACCCAGATGCCAATAATACTAATTGCTCCAATATCAAATTGTGTCGCTACTATTATGAATTTGGATCTAATATTTCACCTTCACATCCATCTAACCCTTCGTCTCTAACTTCACCGTTGGTAGATACAGATTTATTAACTGATGGAGTTGCTAGAACCACCTTGGTACTAAATCAATCTCTTACTATCAATGCATCTGGTAGAGATGTAAAAATTGGTAGTACTAGTCCCGTTGCCAATGATTCAAATGCTTTTGAAATATACGTCAATGGCAATAACAACCTTGAAATCAATGCTACTGGTGGAGATGTCACCATTAACGGCTTTATCCATGCCCCTAATAGTACCTTAACTATTAATGGAAATAGAAAAGTCACTATTAATGGCTCTGTTTGGGTTAAAGATTTCGTTAATAATAGAACATCAACAGCAGCAACTACAGCAACTACTATTTCTCCAGACATGATCACCAGAGAACCTACCACCGATGATGCTTCCACTTCAGGTAGAGCTTACAGATTTTATAGCACAACCGCCCGCAGAACCGCCAGACCAATAACTGGTAGCCCAACTAACTGGAAAACGGAGCAGGTAAATTAAACTCTTATGAATAAATTGTTATTGTTATTGTTCAAATTTAAAAAAGGAACGCCTCGAAAAGAAACAGGTTTTACTACCTTTGAAATTCTTATTTCACTGCTAATTGCTTTGCTCTTCGTTGCTGTATCCATGCAAAGCTTGGTCTATGCTATGGCAATGAAAGTTCAAGCACAAGAAAAGCAAAGAGCTAATGAACTGATCCAGGAAGATATTGAAAGGATTAACCGACTAGGTAGCACAACTCTAACACCACCAGCACCAGCAACAGGAGATTCGCCAAAAGCTAATCCTGTATGTAATCCAATAGATACGTCTGCAATAGCTGCTGCACCATCAGCAACTCCTCCTATACCTGTTGAAATACCTGCAAGAACAGCCTATGAAAATAGCTATGCTAAAGCACTTTGGGATAGACTTCAAGAAACGGCAGCAAGCCCCGCAACTAGTACCTCACTTACCAAGACCATCATTAAAAAAATTAAATCAGACGGTTCTCTGGATACAGGTGGTAAGCAGTTAGCTTTAAGGCGTTTTGAAATAAGTAGCACAACTAATAATAGTACCGCCCCTCATAGAACTTTAAAGGTTGGCTATCAAGTTTGGAATTGGGACGGTACTAATTTTAAAGACAAAAATGGCGGAGCTATTGGTACTGGAGATGAACCGATCGCAGAAACTTATGTGGAGATTATCCCTGATGTCGCTTTACGCTGCCCGTAAATCTAACTCTGGTTTTACCTTAATTGAAATGCTCGTCACAATTATCATTATTGGGGTAATTGCGGCGATCGCTACTCCTAACTTTCTTGGCTTGCTCAATCGCAATCGAGTCAATCAGGCACAAAGGCAAGTAGAAGGAGCGTTAAAAGAAGCTCAAAGACAAGCTATGCGTAAAGGGAAGCAATGTTCTATTAATGTTAATATTACTGATAGTACTATTTCTGGTGGATGCTTGTTAAGCAATAGAGAATTAAACACCGATAGTTACAAAATTCAACTAAACTCTACTACAACCCCAATTACTTTTTCAGGTAAAGGCAATATAACTGGGGCAACTCCTCTTTTAGTTGTATCTATTCCTAATGGCACAGATTCGCGAAAATGTGTGGTTATAGATAGTCTATTGGGTTCGCAGAGATCGGGAGATTATTCTGAAGCTATCGCTGCGGGTGCAACACCTGTATATGCTAATTGTCAATAAATACTATTGTTTTATACTGCTAAATTATTAAACCAGAGAAATTAATAATGCTACAGTCAGCAAAAAAAAGCGATCGCGGTTATACTTTGACAGAACTGATGATTGTTCTTGTTATTATTGGGATTATAGCTGCGATCGCTGTTCCTAACTTTCTTGGTTTACTTAGTCGTATTAGATTGCAAGGAGCATTACAGCAGCTATTAGGGGCAATCAATGAAACTCAGCGGTTAGCTATGGTTCGAGGTAAATCCTGTCAAATCAATATAGACCCCAATACTAAAAAAATCACTGCCAATGCGGGCTGTTTACTAAGCGATCGCAATCTAAATGACGAAATAACTGTCCGCAGCAATTTTACAGGCGCAACAAATATTACCTTTTCCTATAGAGGCAGCACTACCAGAATGGGAACTATTGTTTTATCTTCAGACTATACTGACTTACAAAAATGCTTTGTAATTGCTTTGGGTACTGGTATTAAAAGAGTTGGTGACTATAACGGCAGTAAGACTGGTTCTGTTTCTGGCAGCAACTGCCAGACAGAATAATACTAAATTCTGTTTCCATAGGTCACTTTGAGGTGATATATAGCAACCGAACTATAGATTAAGACATTTAAAATATCTCTTAAATCTCTTTGCGTCTTTGCGCGAAACAAATAATAGTTGTCTTAACCTTTGCTTCGACTGCTATAAGTCACAAAGGCTTTAGCCGCATATAGTCAGAAGAACCGAGGCTACAACATTAAGGAAAGAATATTCTAATAATGATATCTAGCTTGCAAAAATTCGACAAATCTTTCGGTTACTCGATAAACTAATCTATGTTCCTGAGTAATTCTTCTCGACCAAACATCACTTGCTATATGCTTCAAGGGTTCAGGCTTGCCAATACCTTTGAATGGATCTTTAGTCACTGCTTCTATTAAATCTAGAATTTTCTTTGCTTTAGCCTTGTCTTTTCTAAACCACCAGCCTAAATCTTCTCGAAACCTTTGGTTAAAGATAATCTTACGGTTGGCATTTATCGATTAATTCTGACAAACCTTCGCTCTCAATTAATTCATCTGGCAGTCCATCCCGAACTCTCGACTCCTCTAAAGCTGCAAACAATCGCTCGGCATTTTTAGGCGATCGCAGTAAATGCAAACTCTCTAAAATAGCAGTCAGTTCATCAGCAGGTAAAATGGCAATATCTTTATGCCCTCTTCTGGTAATAAGAGCGATCGCATTTTCCTGTTCAATTCGATTCAACAAGGTAGCCAAATTTTGTCTGGCATCGGTATAGGAAGTAGATATAGGAAACATTTTTTTGTACATATTATCATGACAAATAACGATTTACAGAACTTTTAGCATCAAGCCAACTCTAAGCGCGATTTCGCTACTCAAGAACTTTTCAATGACAATTAGCTGATATTAGGCGCAATAGTCTTGACAAAAGAATAGTCAAGTATTTTTTTGTCAACTGTGACAACAGAAATATTAGATACCCTTGCTGTAGCCACAATTATCCTATCTGCTGGATCTTTATGAAAATCACCTGGTAAAGTTTGTGCCTCAACTGCGATCGCAGGAGTGATACTAATTAAAATTATTCCTTCTTGTGACAAGGCGATTTCAAACCATTCTTGAATCGGTAAAGGAAGAATAATTCTTTCAGCACTAACCAGTCTGGCTATCTCAATCAGACTGATAGTAGAAATTCCTAGTCCATATTCTCTTTCTTTTTCAATAACCTGACGATGATAATTGGTCAATCTAGGATCGTTTTGATTCAACCACACAAAAATATGAGTATCTAGTACAATCATCAAGTCTTTTCATCGAAGTTTTCCATATTCCAATCTTCTTGAGGAATAGCGGGTTGTTCGGGATCGGCATAATAGGCGTAGGGT
This DNA window, taken from Pleurocapsa sp. FMAR1, encodes the following:
- a CDS encoding DUF5615 family PIN-like protein; this encodes MITNDKDFGEKVYREKCPHRGIILMRLQDERSANKINVLQRLFLMYLPRIPDSFVVVTETMVRFRNKF
- a CDS encoding DUF7305 domain-containing protein; amino-acid sequence: MKLLLKTLLQRRARDEGFTLPMVIALGLVMLLLAAVSITTANEENLTAITQNSRSDALAIAEVGVARYRELLDRNRILTVYDSSAWGTQTQICDNLTSFLPGVSKNISLDEDGQILNNDGDSTDSFTIGSYLLVSYDYTNDNPPATSIANGTFNMTNDTANNNARGILTIKGTASDNSEAQIQVDIPIRINLDDVKNLAPALWIGNYDSTTTKLGNLTIGNGNVVITDKATAIDGCRNFPSLATGTRPVISDSRNLPPIAKVSNPTATVPADKGDFEKARDALTGEPSTINTPDNSTTGRLLFGATTHSPFNPDANNTNCSNIKLCRYYYEFGSNISPSHPSNPSSLTSPLVDTDLLTDGVARTTLVLNQSLTINASGRDVKIGSTSPVANDSNAFEIYVNGNNNLEINATGGDVTINGFIHAPNSTLTINGNRKVTINGSVWVKDFVNNRTSTAATTATTISPDMITREPTTDDASTSGRAYRFYSTTARRTARPITGSPTNWKTEQVN
- a CDS encoding pilus assembly FimT family protein, producing the protein MWRLSLMSLYAARKSNSGFTLIEMLVTIIIIGVIAAIATPNFLGLLNRNRVNQAQRQVEGALKEAQRQAMRKGKQCSINVNITDSTISGGCLLSNRELNTDSYKIQLNSTTTPITFSGKGNITGATPLLVVSIPNGTDSRKCVVIDSLLGSQRSGDYSEAIAAGATPVYANCQ
- a CDS encoding pilus assembly FimT family protein, yielding MLQSAKKSDRGYTLTELMIVLVIIGIIAAIAVPNFLGLLSRIRLQGALQQLLGAINETQRLAMVRGKSCQINIDPNTKKITANAGCLLSDRNLNDEITVRSNFTGATNITFSYRGSTTRMGTIVLSSDYTDLQKCFVIALGTGIKRVGDYNGSKTGSVSGSNCQTE
- a CDS encoding Txe/YoeB family addiction module toxin, with translation MNANRKIIFNQRFREDLGWWFRKDKAKAKKILDLIEAVTKDPFKGIGKPEPLKHIASDVWSRRITQEHRLVYRVTERFVEFLQARYHY
- a CDS encoding type II toxin-antitoxin system Phd/YefM family antitoxin, with product MFPISTSYTDARQNLATLLNRIEQENAIALITRRGHKDIAILPADELTAILESLHLLRSPKNAERLFAALEESRVRDGLPDELIESEGLSELIDKCQP
- a CDS encoding type II toxin-antitoxin system VapC family toxin; this encodes MIVLDTHIFVWLNQNDPRLTNYHRQVIEKEREYGLGISTISLIEIARLVSAERIILPLPIQEWFEIALSQEGIILISITPAIAVEAQTLPGDFHKDPADRIIVATARVSNISVVTVDKKILDYSFVKTIAPNIS